The DNA sequence CAGATACTTGGCCTGGCCGGCGGTCCGTCAGCGCCACTGTCGGCACTCCTAGTAGGCGGCTACTTCGGAACGTGGGTGAACTGGGACTCCGCGGGGGCGCTTCCGTTCTCCGCAGCGGGCCTAGGCACACTCGGCGCCGGCCCCGGGGCCGGGCTCGTCGCCGCGTTGTCCGATGACAGCTGCGGGCTAACCGAGACAGCTCACGTGACGCGCTACCTCGCCTCCCAATCGGCTGGGCAGTGCGGTCCTTGCCTGTTCGGACTGAATTCGATCGCCGGCCAGATGGAGGCGCTCGCCGGAGGCCGCACGGACGACCCCGGCAAGCTTCTCCGCTGGCTAGGCCAAGTCGACGGGAGAGGAGCGTGCCGGCACCCCGATGGCCTGGTGCGGATGGTTCGCAGCGCGGTGGAATGCTTCGGCGTTGAGATTGACCAACACGCCCTGGGCCAGTGCTGCGGCACCGGCGCCACATCAATGCTCCCCGTCCCACCTCAAGCCAGGCGATGGCGATGACAGCCCTCGCCCAGCTTCGCGTCGACCCGATCGCTTGCGATGGACGAGGGCTCTGCGCCGAGCTTCTTCCGGAGGTCATCGCCCTCGACGACTGGGGCTTCCCGATGATCCGTGACGGCGACCTGCCCGCCGCCCTTCGAGAACAGGCCCTGGAGGTAGTACGGCTCTGTCCCAAGCTCGCCCTGTCGCTGGAACATTCCTCCATTCGGTAGGAGTCGGCGGCCCTTGTCGTAGGGGAACCGACTGTCCCAGGATCGAATTAGTCCCAGATCCGGAGTGGCGGTTCCGATCGGTTGGCGACGGTCGAGTCCCGAGGAACCATCCGGGGACAGGTCGAGGATGCCAACGGGTACCAGCCGTCGTGGAAGGTCGTGGAAGCATGCCTCGTGTGAGTCAGAGGACCGGGACGGCGATTCGGTTCGCGGCCAGGCTGGACCGCATCGATTCATCGACCATCGTGCGGTTGCCGAAACAGGCGAGCGGGCGCTTGCCCTCGCGCGGGCAGGTGGCCGTCCAGGGAACGGTCAATGGCCATGAATTCCTGACGGTGCTGGAGCCAGACGGCCAAGCGGGCCACTGGATGAAGGTTCCACAAGAACTACAGGACGTCGCTGACATAGGCGCCGGCGACGTCGTCAACCTCGAACTCGGGGCAACTCGAGACTGGCCGGAGCCGGACGTGCCATCAGACCTGGCAACCGCCCTGGCGACAGCGCCTCAGCAGATCCGAGACCTGTGGCACGGCATCACGCCGATGGCGCGTTGGGAGTGGGTGCGCTGGGTCAACGCGACCGCAAACCCGGTAACGCGCCAGCGGCGAGTCGACGTGAGCATCTCCAAGATGGACAGCGGCAAGCGGCGGCCGTGCTGCTTCGACCTGTCCGCCTGCACGGACCCAGCAGTGTCCAAGAACGGCAAGCTTCGCGGCGCAACGTGATCCACAGGTCAGTTGGC is a window from the Actinomycetes bacterium genome containing:
- a CDS encoding ferredoxin, which encodes MTALAQLRVDPIACDGRGLCAELLPEVIALDDWGFPMIRDGDLPAALREQALEVVRLCPKLALSLEHSSIR
- a CDS encoding YdeI/OmpD-associated family protein — its product is MSQRTGTAIRFAARLDRIDSSTIVRLPKQASGRLPSRGQVAVQGTVNGHEFLTVLEPDGQAGHWMKVPQELQDVADIGAGDVVNLELGATRDWPEPDVPSDLATALATAPQQIRDLWHGITPMARWEWVRWVNATANPVTRQRRVDVSISKMDSGKRRPCCFDLSACTDPAVSKNGKLRGAT